In Chitinophagaceae bacterium, the DNA window TTTTCATTGTAGTAGATTTTAGTTTGTTTTAATTTTATAGGATATCAAAATTAAACTGTGCAGCGCAGGAGGAATATGACTGATGTCATTCTCAATTTGAGGCACCATCATTTACATTAACAGCAATTTCAATTGCTTCTTATAGCAATGCATGAGTTTATTTCTGACTATACAACTTGCTGAATAAATGAGGTAAATAGGTTAGTGTTTTTTTGCGTGCTGGTTTTATAGCGTCTGGCTGATAGCTTTAAGGAAGGTTGTCATCGAAATATGCCCGACAATAAAAAATTGCATTATTTTTTTAACGCGGTTTCAATCACCTTGCCTTCACTATAAATATTATTAACAGAGAGTAAATAGCTGATAGTAGCATTAAGATCACGCAAGGTGAACGTGTCGGCTATTATTTGATTGGTATTAAAATCAGGTCCTGTTGCAAGCAAGGATATATGTCTGCATCCTTCGCATGAGTCGCCATGACTTATAAACCCGTTCAACCAACCATCCTTATGTCGGCCATGATCATTGGTGATAATCAGATCTGTCTCCTCTTTATAAAAAGAATCCTGCTGGAGAAACGCATCAATGTTTTTTACATATTGATCTGTTTGATGAATGCCATTGATATATCCATTCCAGTTGTTCAAATGAGCGCTTGCATCCGGTTCTTTAAACTGTATCAATACCAGGTGCGGGTGATATTGCTGAAGAATTTCCAGCGCATGAATAAGAGTTGTCGTGTCATCCCGATATCCTGTTCCGGGGCCTGCAATACCACAGTCTGTTGAAGGGTTGTACTGCTGATGAAAGGAAGAATCGTTACAGTCAGCAAGCGCTGCCAGTTTATCTTTTGATGTAATAATCCATGCATCTGTTGCTGCTGTATTGTATTGCTTCCTCCAGTATTGAAAGAAGGACGGAAATGCAGGAAGTTGTAATCCGGTGTTATCAATCGATTCATTTACACCGGTCACAATCTGATCGTGACCGGGAAGTGTGTAGGTGATACCATCATTATAAAATCCTGTGAAAAGCACACCTCTTGATTGCAGCGTGCCGGATTGATAAGGAATATATTGTCTGGATGAATCTCCCCACGTTTCAGAATAGCGTGGGCCGTCGATTATCACGATGATAATTTTCCTTTCCGGAGATTGCGGGTCAGAAACGTCATAGGTACAACCGCTCACTGAAATCACCAGTGAAATGATTAATAGAATAAAAAAATAGTCCTGATTTGTGTTCATCCTGCAGTTTTCGAACCTAAAACTGTGGAATATTCTTGTGGAGTAGTACAATTTTGGGATAAAGTTATTCCTGTCTCTTATAACAAGGTTACAAATTCCCGATCTGTGCCATAGCGATCTCCGGTGTTCGCGTGGAGATCGTTATGAACAGCGATTTAAGACAAGCTTACTTTTGAAGCAGAATTCTCAGTGGCAGGAAAATCATTTATTCAACCAAGCCCATCTTATTCAGATAGTATCTGAAGAATTAATTGACCCGATATTCACCACTTACTTTTTTTGAAAAACCAATCTAGCATGATCCATGATTTCGCGTTCAAAGCAAACGCGGTTAGGGCGGATTCTTAATACATCTAATTGGTAACGGAATTCCTTGTCCTTAATATATTTTGGGATCAACGACAGGTACCACATGTATTTTCCCCACTGAAACTTGTAGAATAGTTTGGTCCATTCGCGGTTCGTTTTAACATAATCAAGACGGCCGCTGTTATAAAAAACCTTATCCATATAGGGTTGAGCGCAACGTATGATGTGCTCATGCCCGTAAGCAAGCCACGAATCGGGATTATGTTTGGTAAGTAATGCAAGAATGTATGCATTGGAATCTTTCGGGGCATTGATATCGAATTGATCATATGGCAACATGTTTTTGCTGAACACCATTGCCTGCATGTAAAACCGTCCACCTGGTTTTAAGAGGTTTGCTACGTTGTGGAAGTAATCATCATACACCTTGTCCTGATTTCCATCAAGGTAATCCTTTACAGAAGCCACATGTTCGAAACTTCCGAAGGCGGTAACGGCATCAAATAGTCCGAAATCTTCAGGCTTCACAGCGCGAGCATCCTTCAGATAAACTTCCAAACCATTTTTACGGCAGGAAGCATCCTGTCCTTCAGAAAGATTAACGCCAATGGCTTTACAACCAATATTTTTTTTCAGCCACATCAGCCAGCCACCCCAACCGCAGCCAAGGTCAAGCACCTTGCTGTCCTTAGTGATCCGAAGCTGCTCTGTTACCATCCTGTATTTTTTCTCCTGTGCCTGGTCAAGGGTTAATGAATAATCTCCATCATAAAAAGCATTGCTGAAATGGGCATTTTCACCGAGGCTGTAACGGATAAATTTGTCGAGGTTAGTGTACGTAAAATTCATTTCCTTCGACTTGTCCCATTGCTGTCCTTCAGTAGCACTCTTACTGTTGCCACGCCATTTTCCATCTGCTGGTTTAACAGTGGTTGCCTGGTTTGCTCCGGCTACAGGATTTGCGATTTCTTCTGATATTCTACTCATCTTTATTTATAGTTTTGTTTTTCAAGCGGTAAGATACACACAGTTTGTCAAAATTATATTTTCAATTAGTTGATCATATCAGCTAAACGAACCGGAATTATTAATTCCTAATTCTCCATTCCCCTCACCCCATCAAAATCTCTTCTCCCTGCTTATCATAAAAATGATATTCCATAATGCTGATACTGTCGCTGGAATCGAGGTTGATCCATTGACGGTATTTGAAAAACCATTTCATTCGGATCGAAGGTAAACCTTGTCTGATAAATGCTTCGAGATAAGGATGTACAAGCAGAGTGATTTTTTTCTGATTGTTTTTCGTAAT includes these proteins:
- a CDS encoding sulfatase — encoded protein: MNTNQDYFFILLIISLVISVSGCTYDVSDPQSPERKIIIVIIDGPRYSETWGDSSRQYIPYQSGTLQSRGVLFTGFYNDGITYTLPGHDQIVTGVNESIDNTGLQLPAFPSFFQYWRKQYNTAATDAWIITSKDKLAALADCNDSSFHQQYNPSTDCGIAGPGTGYRDDTTTLIHALEILQQYHPHLVLIQFKEPDASAHLNNWNGYINGIHQTDQYVKNIDAFLQQDSFYKEETDLIITNDHGRHKDGWLNGFISHGDSCEGCRHISLLATGPDFNTNQIIADTFTLRDLNATISYLLSVNNIYSEGKVIETALKK
- a CDS encoding class I SAM-dependent methyltransferase encodes the protein MSRISEEIANPVAGANQATTVKPADGKWRGNSKSATEGQQWDKSKEMNFTYTNLDKFIRYSLGENAHFSNAFYDGDYSLTLDQAQEKKYRMVTEQLRITKDSKVLDLGCGWGGWLMWLKKNIGCKAIGVNLSEGQDASCRKNGLEVYLKDARAVKPEDFGLFDAVTAFGSFEHVASVKDYLDGNQDKVYDDYFHNVANLLKPGGRFYMQAMVFSKNMLPYDQFDINAPKDSNAYILALLTKHNPDSWLAYGHEHIIRCAQPYMDKVFYNSGRLDYVKTNREWTKLFYKFQWGKYMWYLSLIPKYIKDKEFRYQLDVLRIRPNRVCFEREIMDHARLVFQKK